A window of Lepidochelys kempii isolate rLepKem1 chromosome 1, rLepKem1.hap2, whole genome shotgun sequence contains these coding sequences:
- the MB gene encoding myoglobin isoform X2: protein MGLSDDEWNHVLGIWAKVEPDLSAHGQEVIIRLFQLHPETQERFAKFKTLTTIDALKSSEEVKKHGTTVLTALGRILKQKNNHEQELKPLAESHATKHKIPVNYLEFICEIIVKVIAEKHPSDFGADSQAAMKKALELFRNDMASKYKEFGFHG, encoded by the exons ATGGGGCTCAGTGATGACGAATGGAACCATGTCCTGGGCATCTGGGCGAAGGTGGAACCAGACCTCTCGGCCCATGGACAGGAAGTTATAATCAG ACTCTTTCAGCTTCACCCCGAGACCCAGGAACGCTTTGCCAAGTTCAAAACCCTGACAACGATCGATGCGCTGAAGAGCTCAGAAGAAGTGAAGAAGCACGGTACCACCGTCCTTACCGCCCTGGGCAGGATCCTGAAGCAGAAGAACAATCATGAACAGGAGCTGAAGCCACTGGCAGAGAGCCATGCCACCAAGCATAAAATCCCTGTCAACTACTTGGAG TTCATTTGTGAAATCATTGTCAAGGTCATTGCTGAGAAGCATCCCTCGGACTTTGGGGCCGATTCCCAGGCTGCGATGAAGAAGGCCCTGGAGCTGTTCCGAAATGATATGGCCAGCAAGTACAAGGAGTTCGGTTTCCATGGCTAG
- the MB gene encoding myoglobin isoform X1, which yields MQMWDNLPLTHQQIMGLSDDEWNHVLGIWAKVEPDLSAHGQEVIIRLFQLHPETQERFAKFKTLTTIDALKSSEEVKKHGTTVLTALGRILKQKNNHEQELKPLAESHATKHKIPVNYLEFICEIIVKVIAEKHPSDFGADSQAAMKKALELFRNDMASKYKEFGFHG from the exons atgcagatgtgggataatctgcccctgACA caccAACAAATTATGGGGCTCAGTGATGACGAATGGAACCATGTCCTGGGCATCTGGGCGAAGGTGGAACCAGACCTCTCGGCCCATGGACAGGAAGTTATAATCAG ACTCTTTCAGCTTCACCCCGAGACCCAGGAACGCTTTGCCAAGTTCAAAACCCTGACAACGATCGATGCGCTGAAGAGCTCAGAAGAAGTGAAGAAGCACGGTACCACCGTCCTTACCGCCCTGGGCAGGATCCTGAAGCAGAAGAACAATCATGAACAGGAGCTGAAGCCACTGGCAGAGAGCCATGCCACCAAGCATAAAATCCCTGTCAACTACTTGGAG TTCATTTGTGAAATCATTGTCAAGGTCATTGCTGAGAAGCATCCCTCGGACTTTGGGGCCGATTCCCAGGCTGCGATGAAGAAGGCCCTGGAGCTGTTCCGAAATGATATGGCCAGCAAGTACAAGGAGTTCGGTTTCCATGGCTAG